Proteins encoded together in one bacterium window:
- a CDS encoding adenylosuccinate lyase — protein sequence MISRYTLPEMGKIWEEEFKFSTWLKIEILACEARKEMGEVPEEDLKIIKEKAAFDVKKILEIEETTKHDVIAFLTNVAEYVGPASRHIHYGMTSSDILDTTLAYQMKSSGEIILDQMLQLKNTLKTRAIEHKNTICIGRSHGIHAEPTTMGLKFALWYEETKRNIKRLQNAIDTIRVGQISGAVGTFEHLSPKVEEFVCNKMGLKPASVSTQVIQRDRHAEFMNTLAVIGATLEKISIEIRHLQRTEVLEAEEYFSKGQKGSSAMPHKRNPVISERITGLARVLRANAIAALENVALWHERDISHSSVERIIIPDSCIALNYMLDLMIKLIKNLLIYHENMIRNLNLTRGLVYSQTVLLKLIDKGITRENAYRIVQSAAMDVWANKDKFLKDELLKSKEVMNYISEKELNDIFNPDKILKNVDYIFQRSIYSED from the coding sequence ATGATAAGCCGATACACTCTGCCCGAAATGGGCAAAATATGGGAAGAAGAATTTAAATTTTCCACCTGGTTGAAAATTGAAATTCTTGCCTGCGAAGCAAGAAAAGAAATGGGTGAAGTACCCGAAGAAGATTTGAAGATAATTAAGGAAAAAGCAGCATTCGATGTAAAAAAAATTTTAGAGATTGAAGAAACAACAAAACACGACGTCATCGCTTTCTTAACTAATGTTGCTGAGTATGTTGGACCTGCATCCCGGCATATTCACTATGGAATGACTTCATCGGATATTTTAGATACTACCCTCGCCTACCAAATGAAATCTTCAGGTGAAATAATCCTGGACCAGATGCTTCAATTGAAAAATACATTAAAGACACGAGCAATCGAACATAAAAATACAATATGTATCGGCAGATCTCACGGTATACATGCGGAACCTACAACAATGGGTCTCAAATTTGCTCTTTGGTACGAAGAAACAAAAAGAAATATTAAAAGACTTCAAAACGCAATTGACACTATCCGCGTTGGACAGATTTCCGGAGCTGTTGGAACTTTCGAACATCTTTCCCCAAAAGTAGAGGAATTTGTTTGTAACAAAATGGGCTTGAAACCGGCAAGTGTTTCCACACAGGTAATTCAACGAGACAGACACGCGGAGTTTATGAACACACTTGCGGTTATTGGTGCAACTCTTGAAAAAATTTCTATCGAGATAAGACATCTGCAAAGAACAGAAGTACTTGAGGCTGAAGAATATTTTTCCAAAGGTCAAAAGGGTTCATCTGCAATGCCGCATAAACGAAATCCAGTAATCAGTGAACGGATCACTGGTCTCGCAAGAGTGCTTCGTGCAAATGCAATTGCTGCACTGGAAAATGTTGCACTCTGGCATGAACGCGACATTTCTCATTCATCTGTTGAAAGAATTATTATTCCGGATAGCTGCATCGCTCTCAACTATATGCTCGATCTGATGATAAAGCTGATTAAAAATCTACTCATTTATCATGAGAATATGATTAGAAATCTTAACCTCACAAGAGGATTGGTTTACTCTCAAACCGTATTGCTCAAGTTGATTGATAAAGGAATAACAAGAGAGAACGCTTACCGAATTGTTCAAAGTGCAGCAATGGATGTTTGGGCAAATAAGGATAAATTTCTTAAAGATGAATTATTAAAATCAAAAGAAGTAATGAATTACATATCCGAAAAAGAGCTTAATGATATTTTTAATCCGGATAAGATTTTGAAAAACGTCGATTATATTTTCCAAAGAAGCATATACTCTGAGGATTAG
- a CDS encoding carboxy terminal-processing peptidase, whose protein sequence is MNNKIIIAMKFFPIIILIIIAANFFLAESKKSDATEEQYSDTLRVVEPKNHFVLENQLVTTMLSRYHFKDFTIDDSLSSIIFDKYLKTLDNSKVYFYESDISTFEKDRYSFDDYILKGDIQPFFDIFNVYEERMLERMDYVDTVLAKGFNFTENDSAEINRENSSWASSNEEMNALWEGRVKNDALALHLAGRTDEEIKTNLKKRYDNFTRALYQYNSEDVFQIAMDAYTSSIDPHTNYLSPVTSENFKIDMSLSLEGIGARLMSEDGYTKVVEVIPGGPAFKSKEIEVDDRIIAVAQGDTGQFVDVIGWRITEVVKLIRGPKETRVRLQILRAKNGVDAKPEEISLVREKVKLEDQAAKKKIIEVENNGLAYRIGVITIPNFYTDFDGSRKGEQNSKSTVVDVKKLLEELNQEKVDGVVIDLRNNGGGALSEAIDVTGLFIENGPVVQVKNADGMIEVGEDIDPSLIYSGPLAVMVNRFSASASEIFAAAIQDYQRGIVVGEQTYGKGTVQNLINLNQVSRNASNKFGQLKLTIAKYYRINGGSTQNLGVVPDISFPSYIDPQEFGESSQTSALPWDQIDATDYTLFSSLDKYIPKLKEESENRRADDIEFQFLQEDIDKYNVNKNQKYISLNEEVRKKKKDAEEELEFQRENERRQKKGLKLLEKGEVPEKKDEDNDIFLTETAMILTDMIDLSNGLTQVR, encoded by the coding sequence ATGAACAATAAAATAATAATAGCTATGAAGTTTTTTCCAATAATCATCCTGATAATAATTGCAGCTAATTTTTTCCTTGCTGAATCCAAGAAAAGTGATGCTACCGAAGAGCAGTATTCAGATACACTCCGTGTTGTTGAGCCAAAAAATCATTTCGTGCTTGAAAATCAGCTTGTTACAACAATGCTGTCAAGATATCATTTCAAGGATTTTACTATTGATGATTCCCTATCATCAATAATTTTTGATAAATATTTGAAAACACTGGATAACAGTAAAGTTTACTTTTATGAATCTGATATCAGTACGTTTGAAAAGGACAGATATTCATTTGATGATTACATCCTGAAAGGTGATATTCAACCATTCTTTGACATCTTCAATGTTTATGAAGAAAGAATGCTAGAGCGCATGGATTATGTAGATACAGTGCTTGCTAAAGGATTCAATTTCACTGAAAATGACTCAGCAGAAATAAACAGGGAAAACTCCAGCTGGGCTTCATCTAACGAGGAAATGAATGCTCTATGGGAAGGTAGAGTCAAGAATGATGCCCTGGCATTGCACCTTGCCGGAAGGACTGATGAGGAGATTAAAACAAATCTTAAAAAAAGATATGATAATTTCACAAGGGCGTTGTACCAGTACAACAGCGAAGATGTATTTCAGATTGCAATGGATGCATACACAAGCTCAATTGATCCGCATACAAATTATCTGTCACCTGTAACCTCCGAAAATTTTAAGATCGATATGAGCCTTTCGCTCGAAGGAATTGGTGCAAGATTGATGAGCGAGGACGGATACACAAAAGTGGTTGAAGTAATTCCCGGAGGTCCGGCGTTCAAGTCAAAAGAAATTGAAGTTGATGACAGAATTATTGCCGTTGCACAAGGTGACACCGGACAATTTGTTGATGTGATTGGCTGGCGAATCACCGAAGTTGTAAAGCTCATTCGAGGACCGAAAGAGACTAGAGTTAGATTACAAATTCTCAGAGCCAAAAATGGAGTTGATGCAAAACCTGAAGAAATAAGTTTAGTAAGAGAAAAAGTGAAGCTGGAAGATCAGGCTGCAAAGAAAAAAATTATTGAAGTTGAAAATAACGGATTGGCATATCGAATTGGTGTCATTACCATACCTAATTTTTACACAGACTTTGATGGCAGCAGGAAAGGAGAACAAAACTCAAAAAGTACTGTTGTAGATGTCAAAAAACTTTTAGAGGAACTAAATCAGGAAAAAGTCGATGGAGTTGTCATAGATCTTAGAAATAATGGCGGTGGCGCTCTGTCTGAAGCAATTGACGTTACCGGTTTATTTATAGAAAATGGTCCTGTTGTACAGGTTAAAAATGCTGATGGTATGATTGAAGTCGGAGAAGATATTGATCCATCTTTGATTTATAGCGGACCGCTTGCTGTAATGGTAAACAGATTTAGTGCATCAGCATCAGAAATATTTGCAGCTGCAATACAGGATTACCAGCGAGGAATTGTGGTTGGAGAACAAACTTACGGAAAAGGTACAGTGCAAAACCTGATAAATCTAAATCAAGTATCTAGAAATGCTAGCAATAAATTCGGACAATTAAAACTTACGATTGCTAAGTATTACCGGATAAATGGTGGAAGCACTCAAAATCTCGGCGTTGTTCCAGACATCTCATTTCCCTCTTACATCGATCCGCAGGAGTTTGGCGAAAGTTCTCAGACTTCAGCTTTACCGTGGGATCAAATTGATGCCACCGACTATACATTATTCAGCAGCCTGGATAAATATATTCCGAAGCTGAAAGAAGAATCCGAAAATCGTAGAGCAGATGACATTGAATTCCAGTTTCTTCAAGAAGACATAGATAAATACAATGTGAATAAAAATCAGAAATATATTTCATTGAATGAGGAAGTAAGAAAGAAAAAGAAAGACGCCGAAGAAGAATTAGAATTTCAGCGGGAAAATGAGAGACGTCAGAAGAAAGGATTAAAGCTTTTGGAAAAAGGTGAGGTGCCAGAGAAAAAAGATGAAGATAATGATATATTTCTTACCGAAACAGCTATGATATTAACTGATATGATTGATCTCTCGAATGGACTAACGCAAGTGCGTTAA
- a CDS encoding aldehyde dehydrogenase family protein: MEFLKNLGISKTNFGASTGQKWMQTKSEGELKIHSPVDGKYIASVYQGSEKDYEKIIKSMEEAFLFWREMPAPARGEIVRQIGLKLREYKEPLGKLVSYEMGKSLQEGLGEVQEMIDICDFAVGQSRQLYGFTMQSERPMHRMYDQYHPLGIVCTISAFNFPVAVYSWNAMLAAVCGDVNIWKPSSKVPLSAIATQNIIAKVLKENNLPEGIFTLIVGKGSTVGERILNDKRVAMVSVTGSTRVGKHAAEVVSARFGKTILELGGNNAIIITPDADLKIAIPAVVFGAVGTAGQRCTSTRRLIIHESIYNKVKDSLLKAYKSLNIGDPLNQKNHMGPLIDKNAVNDFTNALKRVKKEGGKVIFGGNVLSGKGYESGCYVSPAIVEAQNHYEIVQEETFAPILYIMKYKKDIDEAIALQNGVVQGLSSSIFTNNLKEAERFLSCAGSDCGIANVNIGTSGAEIGGAFGGEKETGGGRESGSDSWKAYMRRQTNTINFGSKLPLAQGIKFDI, translated from the coding sequence ATGGAATTCTTAAAAAATTTAGGTATAAGTAAAACAAATTTCGGCGCATCAACAGGGCAAAAGTGGATGCAGACAAAATCCGAAGGTGAATTGAAAATTCATTCACCGGTTGATGGAAAGTATATCGCATCTGTCTACCAGGGATCAGAGAAGGATTATGAAAAAATAATCAAGAGTATGGAAGAAGCATTTCTTTTCTGGCGTGAAATGCCAGCACCTGCTAGAGGAGAAATAGTGCGTCAGATAGGATTAAAGCTCAGAGAATACAAAGAACCACTCGGGAAACTTGTTTCTTATGAAATGGGAAAATCTCTCCAGGAAGGTTTGGGCGAAGTTCAGGAGATGATTGACATTTGCGATTTCGCAGTTGGACAGTCAAGACAGCTTTATGGATTTACGATGCAATCAGAAAGACCAATGCACCGGATGTATGATCAATACCATCCTCTTGGAATTGTTTGTACTATTTCTGCTTTTAATTTTCCAGTTGCTGTTTATTCCTGGAACGCGATGCTTGCTGCAGTATGCGGTGATGTAAATATCTGGAAACCTTCATCGAAAGTGCCGCTAAGCGCAATCGCAACACAAAATATTATTGCAAAAGTTCTGAAAGAGAACAATCTGCCTGAAGGAATTTTTACACTGATTGTTGGTAAAGGTTCTACTGTTGGTGAAAGAATTTTAAATGATAAACGGGTTGCAATGGTTTCAGTAACCGGTTCAACAAGAGTTGGGAAGCATGCTGCTGAAGTCGTTTCTGCAAGATTCGGAAAAACAATTCTCGAATTGGGAGGAAATAATGCTATCATCATCACTCCCGATGCAGATCTGAAAATAGCCATTCCAGCAGTTGTATTCGGTGCAGTTGGAACAGCAGGTCAAAGATGCACTTCTACACGAAGATTAATAATTCACGAATCAATCTATAATAAAGTTAAAGATTCATTGCTTAAAGCTTATAAAAGTCTGAATATCGGCGATCCTTTAAATCAGAAAAATCATATGGGACCACTTATTGATAAAAATGCTGTGAATGATTTTACTAATGCTTTGAAACGTGTGAAGAAGGAAGGTGGTAAAGTGATATTTGGCGGTAACGTTCTCAGCGGAAAAGGTTATGAGTCAGGCTGCTACGTTTCTCCTGCAATTGTCGAAGCTCAAAATCATTATGAAATCGTTCAGGAAGAAACTTTCGCACCGATACTTTATATAATGAAATACAAAAAAGATATTGACGAAGCTATCGCATTGCAAAACGGTGTAGTTCAGGGATTGTCATCTTCCATATTTACCAACAACTTGAAAGAAGCCGAAAGATTTCTCTCCTGTGCTGGATCAGATTGCGGTATCGCTAATGTGAATATTGGAACATCAGGCGCTGAAATTGGCGGTGCATTTGGTGGTGAAAAAGAAACAGGCGGTGGAAGAGAATCAGGTTCGGATTCGTGGAAAGCATATATGAGAAGGCAAACAAATACAATTAACTTTGGATCTAAACTGCCTTTGGCGCAGGGAATAAAATTCGATATCTAA
- a CDS encoding Rrf2 family transcriptional regulator: MSASTKLSTSVKALCYLEQVSPNPVSSAEIAEVIGINSSKLRRILSMLTKNGIVESNSGTTGGFRLKKSPSEIHLQEIYCAIEDRKAFHLDVRRESIKKNSLPEKLNSYFLDLFAEVQVDIEDKRKKITLQSIINKLNSN, translated from the coding sequence ATGTCTGCTTCCACAAAATTATCAACCTCCGTCAAAGCACTTTGCTATTTAGAGCAAGTTAGTCCAAATCCAGTTTCAAGCGCCGAGATTGCTGAAGTAATAGGAATTAATTCTTCGAAGCTTCGAAGAATTCTCTCGATGCTAACAAAGAATGGTATAGTCGAAAGTAATTCTGGTACTACCGGTGGTTTTAGATTAAAGAAATCACCTTCCGAAATTCATCTGCAGGAAATCTATTGTGCAATAGAAGACAGAAAAGCATTTCATCTTGATGTGAGAAGGGAATCTATTAAAAAAAATAGCTTACCGGAAAAGTTGAATTCATACTTTCTTGATTTATTTGCGGAAGTTCAGGTGGACATTGAGGATAAAAGGAAAAAGATAACATTGCAGTCAATAATAAATAAACTAAATTCAAATTAA
- a CDS encoding L-lysine 6-transaminase: MITETINPAERVREVISKYMLADGFHLVLDLKNSYRNKIVDERNGDEYIDFFTFFASNPLGMNHAKLNSMEVRDLLGYAAVNRPSNSDIYTTLMADFVDTFGKIAKPDYMKHLFFIDGGALAVENGLKAAFDWKVRKNFKKGYKEEKGQQVIHFREAFHGRSGYTMSLTNTDVNKVKYFPKFNWPRISNPKVTFPIEDHLDEIIKLENQAIQEIKSAIKNNPDDIAVLIIEPIQCEGGDNYFRKEFLQELRDITLENDILLMFDEVQTGFGITGKFWAHEHFVQPDIIAFGKKSQQCGIMVSERIDEVEDNCFQLSGRINSTWGGNLVDMVRSTQILEVMKEEKLVDNSANRGRYLLNRLYEIQSAFPNLISNARGLGLLCAFDFPTPELRNNFRETCEKEKLLILGCGVKTIRFRPMLNITDDELEEGLQIIEKVLRIMSSNK; this comes from the coding sequence ATGATTACAGAAACTATTAACCCCGCTGAAAGAGTAAGAGAAGTTATCAGTAAATACATGCTGGCTGATGGTTTTCATCTCGTACTGGATTTAAAGAACAGCTACAGAAATAAAATTGTTGACGAAAGGAACGGTGACGAGTACATAGATTTCTTTACTTTCTTTGCGTCCAATCCATTGGGAATGAACCATGCAAAACTTAATTCTATGGAAGTAAGAGATTTACTAGGCTATGCTGCAGTAAACCGTCCCTCAAATTCTGATATTTACACTACATTGATGGCAGATTTTGTTGATACTTTCGGGAAAATTGCAAAACCGGATTATATGAAACATCTGTTCTTTATTGATGGCGGTGCTCTTGCAGTAGAGAATGGATTAAAAGCAGCTTTTGATTGGAAGGTTAGAAAGAATTTTAAAAAAGGTTATAAGGAAGAGAAGGGTCAGCAGGTAATTCATTTCAGAGAAGCATTTCACGGAAGAAGCGGTTACACGATGTCATTGACCAACACTGATGTAAATAAAGTTAAATATTTCCCGAAGTTCAACTGGCCAAGAATATCTAATCCAAAGGTAACTTTCCCAATAGAGGACCATCTTGACGAAATAATTAAGCTTGAAAATCAGGCAATACAGGAAATCAAATCAGCAATAAAAAATAATCCTGATGATATTGCCGTTCTTATAATTGAACCCATTCAATGTGAAGGAGGAGATAATTACTTTAGAAAAGAATTCTTACAGGAACTCAGGGACATCACTCTTGAGAATGATATTTTACTAATGTTCGATGAAGTACAGACTGGTTTTGGAATAACAGGAAAATTCTGGGCTCACGAACATTTTGTTCAGCCAGATATAATTGCTTTCGGTAAAAAATCCCAGCAATGCGGAATAATGGTTTCTGAAAGAATTGATGAAGTTGAAGATAATTGTTTTCAGCTTTCCGGTAGAATTAATTCTACCTGGGGAGGAAATCTTGTTGATATGGTTCGGTCTACACAAATACTTGAAGTTATGAAAGAGGAAAAGCTTGTTGATAATTCTGCAAATCGAGGCAGATATCTGTTGAACAGGCTATATGAAATTCAATCCGCTTTCCCGAATCTGATCAGTAATGCAAGAGGATTGGGATTACTTTGTGCATTTGACTTCCCTACTCCTGAACTTAGAAATAATTTCAGAGAAACTTGTGAGAAAGAAAAACTGCTTATTCTCGGCTGCGGAGTAAAGACGATAAGATTCAGACCGATGCTTAATATCACAGATGATGAACTCGAAGAGGGCTTGCAGATAATTGAGAAAGTTCTTAGAATTATGTCGTCCAATAAATAA